A single genomic interval of Camelina sativa cultivar DH55 chromosome 11, Cs, whole genome shotgun sequence harbors:
- the LOC104722928 gene encoding transcription factor bHLH103-like — protein sequence MTEEFDTARFCTGAWWSSSNSIFPGCSLPRSAEIVVHSGRYEWQNIDTLDAKTYNENYLDTSTFLGNAITDSTSQTYVSSQYNFHEEERFGTINSFLEGLFDSNEQLLVPNSPKPELFESFHFFDDDFLDESRTVSVFDHEIKDKPKDDNMQSCKSLVTCKRASEKTEEHEDIELSQPLKRPRLETPSHFPSFKVRKEKLGDRITALQQLASPFGKTDTASVLQDAIEYIKFLQEQIIEKVSSDPHLNSRGSGEQKQWSGKSSNSPHDQGCSSRQDLRSRGLCLMPISSTFSTPPQHLDTSSFWN from the exons ATGACGGAAGAATTTGACACCGCGAGATTTTGTACCGGAGCATGGTGGAGCTCCTCCAACAGCATCTTCCCCGGCTGTTCTCTACCTCGTTCCGCGGAGATTGTCGTCCATAGCGGCAGATATGAATGGCAAAACATTGATACCCTCGATGCCAAAACCTACAACGAGAACTATCTTGATACTTCCACATTCTTAGGCAATGCAATTACCGATTCCACCTCACAAACCTACGTTTCGAGTCAATATAATTT ccatgaagaagaaagattcgGTACGATAAATAGTTTTCTAGAAGGATTGTTTGATTCTAATGAACAATTATTGGTTCCTAACAGTCCGAAACCAGAACTATTCGAAAGCTTTCATTTCTTTGATGACGATTTCTTGGACGAATCAAGAACGGTATCAGTTTTCGATCACGAGATCAAAGACAAACCAAAGGACGACAACATGCAATCCTGCAAGAGTCTGGTTACTTGCAAG AGAGCAAGTGAGAAAACTGAAGAACACGAAGATATTGAGTTATCACAGCCATTAAAAAGACCAAGACTTGAGACACCATCTCATTTTCCGAGCTTCAAA GTTCGTAAAGAGAAACTTGGAGATCGAATCACCGCGCTTCAGCAGTTAGCTTCACCCTTTGGCAAG ACAGACACTGCTTCTGTCCTCCAAGATGCTATAGAGTACATCAAGTTTCTACAAGAACAAATTATT gaAAAGGTCTCGAGTGATCCACACCTGAACTCTAGAGGATCTGGTGAACAGAAGCAG TGGTCAGGCAAATCAAGCAATAGTCCTCATGATCAAGGTTGTAGTTCAAGACAAGATCTTCGAAGCCGCGGTCTTTGTCTGATGCCAATCTCAAGTACTTTCTCCACCCCTCCGCAGCATTTGGACACATCTAGTTTC
- the LOC104722929 gene encoding transcription factor DYT1-like: MGGGSIFQEPVRMNRRRQVTEENKEEDESFKSPNLEAERRRRQKLHVRLMALRSHVPIVTNMTKASIVEDAITYIGELQKNVQNLSEKLFEMEEAPPEIDDVEQTDQTMIKPKLETIHLKEEMKKLGIEENVQLCKIGERRFWLKIITEKKAGIFTKYMEVMRFLGFEIIDISLTTSSGTILISSSVQIHEELCDVEQTKDFLLEVMRSNP, from the exons ATGGGTGGAGGAAGCATATTTCAAGAGCCAGTCAGGATGAACCGTAGGAGACAAGTAACGGAAGAGAATAAGGAAGAAGACGAGAGCTTCAAATCCCCAAATCTTGAAGCAGAGAGACGTCGAAGACAGAAGCTACATGTTCGGCTTATGGCTCTAAGATCTCATGTCCCTATTGTCACCAAC aTGACTAAAGCGAGTATTGTTGAAGATGCGATTACTTACATAGGAGAGCTTCAGAAGAATGTTCAGAATCTTTCAGAGAAGCTTTTTGAAATGGAAGAAGCTCCTCCTGAGATTGATGATGTAGAACAAACTGATCAGACGATGATTAAACCTAAACTTGAAACAATTCAtctaaaagaagagatgaagaagcttgGAATCGag GAGAATGTGCAGTTGTGTAAGATTGGGGAGAGGAGGTTTTGGTTAAAGAtcataacagagaagaaagcaGGGATCTTCACCAAATACATGGAGGTCATGAGGTTTCTCGGATTCGAGATCATCGACATTAGTCTAACAACATCAAGTGGAACAATCCTTATTTCTTCCTCAGTTCAGATACATGAGGAACTCTGTGATGTTGAACAGACTAAAGATTTTCTGTTGGAAGTTATGAGAAGCAATCCATAA
- the LOC104727873 gene encoding subtilisin-like protease SBT3.12 isoform X1 translates to MGIVKGRSKACLFVVFLFILSCGFCVFAQESSNEKRKVYIVHLGARQHDDPELVSESHQRMLESVFESPEAARKSIIYNYHHGFSGFSARLTDSQAKQLSDRPDVFSVSPNRMVQLQSTRVYDYLGLSPTFPKGILHETNMGSDVVIGFLDSGIWPESPAFNDEGLGPIPKHWKGKCVAGEGFDPAKHCNKKLVGAKYYTDGWDEMFPGERISEEEYMLSPRGLGGHGTTVASIAASSFVPNVSYGGLAPGVMRGGAPKARIAMYKVVWDREFQGSSVVHMLKAFDEAINDGVDVLSVSIGGILPSGPYQEDNMALGSFHAVMKGIPVVAGAANTGPAASTVSNVAPWLLTVAATNIDRTFYVDMTFGNNITMIGQAQHTGKELSAGLVYLEDYQNDTSPIPGKVFLTFVKEDWEMTSALVAASSNQASGMIVARSTDQQSDVVYKTPYIYVDHEVGAKILRYIRSTSSPTIKISAGKTLVGRPIATQVCGFSSRGPNPISPPILKPDIAAPGMTILAATSEAFPDSYGGYILGTGTSFATPVVSGLVALLKALHPDWSPAALKSAIMTSAWKTDPSGDPIFAEGQPRKLADPFDYGAGLVNMERAKDPGLVYDMNVDDYIHFFCASGYNETAITILVGKPTRCSSPLPSILDFNYPAITIPDLEEEVTITRTVTNVGPVDSVYRAVVEPPQGVKIVVEPETLVFEQNTKKLGFKVRVSSSHKSNTGYFFGSFTWTDGTRNVTIPLSVRTRVLNP, encoded by the exons ATGGGAATTGTGAAGGGAAGGTCCAAAGCTTGTCTCTTTGTTGTATTCTTGTTCATTCTCAGTTGTGGGTTTTGCGTGTTTGCTCAAGAAAGCAGCAATGAGAAGAGAAAG GTATATATAGTTCATTTAGGTGCGAGGCAACACGATGATCCTGAGTTAGTCTCTGAATCACACCAGAGGATGTTGGAGTCGGTTTTCGAAAG cccGGAAGCTGCTCGAAAGTCCATCATCTACAACTATCACCATGGATTTTCCGGGTTTTCAGCCAGGCTTACAGACTCACAAGCTAAACAACTTTcag ACCGTCCTGATGTTTTCAGTGTCTCACCAAATCGAATGGTTCAGTTGCAGAGCACTAGAGTTTATGATTATTTGGGCCTTTCTCCAACTTTCCCCAAAGGAATTCTCCATGAGACCAACATGGGAAGTGATGTTGTCATTGGTTTTCTTGACTCTGGAATATGGCCAGAGTCTCCGGCTTTTAACGATGAAGGGCTTGGACCAATACCGAAACATTGGAAGGGCAAGTGTGTAGCTGGAGAGGGTTTTGACCCAGCAAAGCATTGCAACAAAAAATTAGTAGGAGCAAAGTACTACACTGATGGCTGGGATGAGATGTTTCCTGGGGAACGAATCAGCGAGGAAGAATATATGTTGTCCCCTAGAGGTCTTGGTGGACATGGGACTACCGTCGCTTCAATTGCAGCATCTTCATTCGTGCCTAATGTCTCATATGGTGGTCTTGCACCTGGAGTCATGAGAGGCGGTGCTCCAAAGGCTCGTATAGCTATGTACAAAGTTGTTTGGGATAGAGAATTTCAGGGTTCGTCCGTTGTGCATATGCTCAAGGCATTCGATGAGGCCATAAATGATGGCGTTGATGTATTGTCGGTTTCAATCGGCGGAATCCTTCCTTCTGGCCCATACCAAGAGGACAATATGGCGCTTGGATCCTTCCATGCAGTGATGAAGGGCATTCCGGTTGTAGCTG GTGCTGCTAATACAGGCCCCGCTGCTTCCACTGTGTCTAATGTAGCTCCGTGGTTGCTCACAGTCGCTGCAACTAACATTGACCGTACCTTTTATGTAGACATGACTTTTGGAAATAACATCACCATGATA GGTCAAGCTCAACATACAGGTAAGGAATTATCTGCTGGTTTAGTTTACCTCGAAGACTATCAAAACGACACCTCTCCCATACCGGGAAAAGTTTTCCTAACTTTTGTGAAAGAAGATTGGGAAATGACAAGCGCATTGGTGGCTGCAAGTTCCAACCAAGCCTCGGGGATGATCGTGGCACGCAGTACTGATCAACAAAGTGATGTTGTGTATAAAACACCATACATCTACGTAGACCATGAAGTCGGAGCTAAGATTCTACGATACATCCGCTCGACAAG TTCTCCAACAATAAAAATTAGTGCAGGTAAAACGCTTGTGGGACGTCCTATTGCGACTCAAGTTTGCGGATTTTCATCTAGGGGGCCTAATCCAATCTCTCCACCCATTCTCAAG CCTGATATAGCAGCCCCGGGTATGACGATTTTAGCAGCTACCTCTGAAGCCTTCCCCGATTCTTACGGCGGATATATCCTAGGCACAGGGACATCCTTTGCCACTCCCGTTGTTTCGGGGCTCGTCGCACTACTAAAAGCTTTACACCCTGACTGGTCTCCTGCCGCGCTTAAATCCGCTATTATGACTTCAG CATGGAAGACCGATCCATCCGGGGATCCAATCTTTGCGGAGGGACAACCACGGAAACTGGCTGATCCATTTGACTACGGTGCAGGACTCGTGAACATGGAAAGAGCCAAAGATCCGGGACTTGTCTATGACATGAATGTCGACGATTACATTCACTTTTTCTGCGCCTCTGGTTACAACGAGACAGCAATCACTATACTCGTTGGAAAACCCACAAGATGCTCGTCTCCGTTACCATCTATACTCGATTTCAACTACCCGGCCATCACGATTCCcgaccttgaagaagaagtgacCATCACGAGAACGGTGACTAACGTTGGACCGGTAGATTCGGTTTATAGAGCCGTGGTGGAGCCTCCTCAAGGTGTAAAGATCGTTGTTGAACCAGAGACTCTAGTGTTCGAACAGAACACGAAGAAACTTGGGTTTAAAGTTAGGGTTTCGTCAAGTCATAAGAGTAACACTGGTTATTTCTTTGGTAGTTTCACTTGGACTGATGGGACTCGAAATGTTACCATTCCTTTGTCTGTGAGGACTCGTGTTTTGAACCCTTGA
- the LOC104727873 gene encoding subtilisin-like protease SBT3.12 isoform X2 codes for MGIVKGRSKACLFVVFLFILSCGFCVFAQESSNEKRKVYIVHLGARQHDDPELVSESHQRMLESVFESPEAARKSIIYNYHHGFSGFSARLTDSQAKQLSDRPDVFSVSPNRMVQLQSTRVYDYLGLSPTFPKGILHETNMGSDVVIGFLDSGIWPESPAFNDEGLGPIPKHWKGKCVAGEGFDPAKHCNKKLVGAKYYTDGWDEMFPGERISEEEYMLSPRGLGGHGTTVASIAASSFVPNVSYGGLAPGVMRGGAPKARIAMYKVVWDREFQGSSVVHMLKAFDEAINDGVDVLSVSIGGILPSGPYQEDNMALGSFHAVMKGIPVVAGAANTGPAASTVSNVAPWLLTVAATNIDRTFYVDMTFGNNITMIGQAQHTGKELSAGLVYLEDYQNDTSPIPGKVFLTFVKEDWEMTSALVAASSNQASGMIVARSTDQQSDVVYKTPYIYVDHEVGAKILRYIRSTSSPTIKISAGKTLVGRPIATQVCGFSSRGPNPISPPILKPDIAAPGMTILAATSEAFPDSYGGYILGTGTSFATPVVSGLVALLKALHPDWSPAALKSAIMTSAWKTDPSGDPIFAEGQPRKLADPFDYGAGLVNMERAKDPGLVYDMNVDDYIHFFCASGYNETAITILVGKPTRCSSPLPSILDFNYPAITIPDLEEEVTITRTVTNVGPVDSVYRAVVEPPQGVKIVVEPETLVFEQNTKKLGFKVRVSSSHKSNTGYFFGSFTWTDGTRNVTIPLSVRTRVLNP; via the exons ATGGGAATTGTGAAGGGAAGGTCCAAAGCTTGTCTCTTTGTTGTATTCTTGTTCATTCTCAGTTGTGGGTTTTGCGTGTTTGCTCAAGAAAGCAGCAATGAGAAGAGAAAG GTATATATAGTTCATTTAGGTGCGAGGCAACACGATGATCCTGAGTTAGTCTCTGAATCACACCAGAGGATGTTGGAGTCGGTTTTCGAAAG cccGGAAGCTGCTCGAAAGTCCATCATCTACAACTATCACCATGGATTTTCCGGGTTTTCAGCCAGGCTTACAGACTCACAAGCTAAACAACTTTcag ACCGTCCTGATGTTTTCAGTGTCTCACCAAATCGAATGGTTCAGTTGCAGAGCACTAGAGTTTATGATTATTTGGGCCTTTCTCCAACTTTCCCCAAAGGAATTCTCCATGAGACCAACATGGGAAGTGATGTTGTCATTGGTTTTCTTGACTCTGGAATATGGCCAGAGTCTCCGGCTTTTAACGATGAAGGGCTTGGACCAATACCGAAACATTGGAAGGGCAAGTGTGTAGCTGGAGAGGGTTTTGACCCAGCAAAGCATTGCAACAAAAAATTAGTAGGAGCAAAGTACTACACTGATGGCTGGGATGAGATGTTTCCTGGGGAACGAATCAGCGAGGAAGAATATATGTTGTCCCCTAGAGGTCTTGGTGGACATGGGACTACCGTCGCTTCAATTGCAGCATCTTCATTCGTGCCTAATGTCTCATATGGTGGTCTTGCACCTGGAGTCATGAGAGGCGGTGCTCCAAAGGCTCGTATAGCTATGTACAAAGTTGTTTGGGATAGAGAATTTCAGGGTTCGTCCGTTGTGCATATGCTCAAGGCATTCGATGAGGCCATAAATGATGGCGTTGATGTATTGTCGGTTTCAATCGGCGGAATCCTTCCTTCTGGCCCATACCAAGAGGACAATATGGCGCTTGGATCCTTCCATGCAGTGATGAAGGGCATTCCGGTTGTAGCTGGTGCTGCTAATACAGGCCCCGCTGCTTCCACTGTGTCTAATGTAGCTCCGTGGTTGCTCACAGTCGCTGCAACTAACATTGACCGTACCTTTTATGTAGACATGACTTTTGGAAATAACATCACCATGATA GGTCAAGCTCAACATACAGGTAAGGAATTATCTGCTGGTTTAGTTTACCTCGAAGACTATCAAAACGACACCTCTCCCATACCGGGAAAAGTTTTCCTAACTTTTGTGAAAGAAGATTGGGAAATGACAAGCGCATTG GTGGCTGCAAGTTCCAACCAAGCCTCGGGGATGATCGTGGCACGCAGTACTGATCAACAAAGTGATGTTGTGTATAAAACACCATACATCTACGTAGACCATGAAGTCGGAGCTAAGATTCTACGATACATCCGCTCGACAAG TTCTCCAACAATAAAAATTAGTGCAGGTAAAACGCTTGTGGGACGTCCTATTGCGACTCAAGTTTGCGGATTTTCATCTAGGGGGCCTAATCCAATCTCTCCACCCATTCTCAAG CCTGATATAGCAGCCCCGGGTATGACGATTTTAGCAGCTACCTCTGAAGCCTTCCCCGATTCTTACGGCGGATATATCCTAGGCACAGGGACATCCTTTGCCACTCCCGTTGTTTCGGGGCTCGTCGCACTACTAAAAGCTTTACACCCTGACTGGTCTCCTGCCGCGCTTAAATCCGCTATTATGACTTCAG CATGGAAGACCGATCCATCCGGGGATCCAATCTTTGCGGAGGGACAACCACGGAAACTGGCTGATCCATTTGACTACGGTGCAGGACTCGTGAACATGGAAAGAGCCAAAGATCCGGGACTTGTCTATGACATGAATGTCGACGATTACATTCACTTTTTCTGCGCCTCTGGTTACAACGAGACAGCAATCACTATACTCGTTGGAAAACCCACAAGATGCTCGTCTCCGTTACCATCTATACTCGATTTCAACTACCCGGCCATCACGATTCCcgaccttgaagaagaagtgacCATCACGAGAACGGTGACTAACGTTGGACCGGTAGATTCGGTTTATAGAGCCGTGGTGGAGCCTCCTCAAGGTGTAAAGATCGTTGTTGAACCAGAGACTCTAGTGTTCGAACAGAACACGAAGAAACTTGGGTTTAAAGTTAGGGTTTCGTCAAGTCATAAGAGTAACACTGGTTATTTCTTTGGTAGTTTCACTTGGACTGATGGGACTCGAAATGTTACCATTCCTTTGTCTGTGAGGACTCGTGTTTTGAACCCTTGA
- the LOC104722930 gene encoding subtilisin-like protease SBT3.1 has product MKRTLKMDSSFRLCFAAIAFGFVFITNGKLSSGTTPHEADPPQASIFAFSPEAAPLEGDDFLTDKPVPPFVPEFPVYIFYLGERKHNDAKLVKQSHFAILKSVLGSEEAANKSMVYSYHHGFSGFAAKLKPAEAEKLKNHPEVILLLENRKLVMQTTRTWDYLGQFSTPTSSKGLLHETNMGSGAIIGVIDSGIWSESGAFDDYGYGPIPKHWRGKCVSADQFSSADCNRKLIGAKYYINGLNADLETRINSTTEYLSPRDRIGHGTQVSSTVAGSFVSNVTLPGLSSGSIMRGGAPKAHIAMYKACWGVEGGMCSVADVWKAFDEAIHDGVDVLSVSLGGSALKSLDAEIDIAIPALHAVNRGIPVVSPAGNEGSRFSSVVNVSPWILTVAATTLDRSFPTLITLENNKTILGQSLYTGPEIGFTEVISTDDHSNLDQVTKRKILLHFSAGNSGPLAPDVIQKNGGIALIDMRSPTDDRLECPVNFPCIYVDLEVGSELFFDIHTTRSLKIKISPYKTIIGESVASKVAKSSARGPSAFSPAILKPDIAAPGVTLLTPRIPTDEDTSEFAYSGTSMATPVIAGIVALLKTSHPNWSPAAIKSALVTTAMKTDPHGERLTVDGGNYKAADAFDYGGGLVNPEKATDPGLVYDMDINDYIHYLCSQALYTDKKVSALTGNVTKKCPSSGSSILDVNVPSITIPDVKGNVTVTRTVTNVGPVDSVYTPVIEAPFGFSVKVSPEKLVFNKGSNKTAFTVSVSPGSHRVNTAFYFGSLTWSDGVRNVTIPISLRTRFIPDFFL; this is encoded by the exons ATGAAGAGAACTTTGAAAATGGATAGTTCTTTTAGGTTGTGTTTTGCTGCTATAGCATTTGGGTTTGTGTTTATAACAAATGGAAAGCTTAGCTCTGGAACAACACCCCACGAGGCTGATCCTCCTCAGGCATCAATTTTCGCCTTCTCTCCAGAGGCTGCTCCTCTAGAGGGCGATGATTTTCTTACAGATAAACCTGTGCCACCATTTGTCCCCGAGTTCCCG gtttatatattttacttggGGGAAAGGAAACATAATGATGCTAAGTTGGTGAAACAGTCACATTTTGCAATACTGAAATCGGTGCTTGGAAG CGAAGAAGCAGCCAATAAGTCAATGGTCTACAGTTATCACCATGGATTTTCTGGCTTTGCAGCCAAGCTCAAACCAGCCGAGGcagaaaaattgaaaa ATCATCCTGAAGTCATTCTTCTTCTGGAAAACCGAAAACTTGTGATGCAAACGACACGGACATGGGATTACTTAGGCCAATTTTCAACTCCAACTTCTTCTAAAGGTCTTCTACATGAGACCAACATGGGCAGTGGTGCTATTATTGGCGTTATCGACTCTG GGATATGGTCGGAATCAGGTGCCTTTGACGATTATGGATATGGCCCAATACCAAAACACTGGAGAGGAAAATGCGTATCTGCAGACCAGTTCAGTTCTGCAGATTGCAACAGAAAGCTTATTGGAGCTAAATACTATATTAATGGTCTTAATGCAGATCTCGAAACAAGAATCAATAGTACTACAGAATATCTATCTCCTCGAGATCGTATTGGGCACGGAACTCAAGTATCCTCAACGGTAGCTGGTTCTTTCGTTTCTAACGTGACTTTGCCTGGTCTCTCATCTGGGTCAATCATGAGAGGCGGCGCTCCAAAGGCCCATATAGCTATGTATAAAGCATGTTGGGGTGTGGAAGGAGGGATGTGTTCAGTTGCTGATGTTTGGAAAGCTTTTGACGAAGCCATTCACGACGGTGTTGATGTTTTGTCAGTTTCTCTTGGTGGCTCAGCCCTGAAATCTCTTGACGCTGAAATCGACATCGCAATTCCAGCACTACACGCAGTGAATAGAGGTATTCCTGTCGTATCTCCAGCTGGTAACGAAGGATCCCGCTTTTCATCGGTTGTTAACGTTTCTCCATGGATTTTAACTGTGGCTGCGACTACCCTCGACCGGTCTTTCCCCACATTGATCACACTCGAGAACAATAAAACGATTCTG GGTCAGAGTCTGTACACAGGACCAGAAATTGGCTTCACTGAAGTGATTAGTACTGATGATCATAGTAATCTTGACCAAGTTACAAAGCGTAAAATTCTATTGCACTTCTCGGCGGGTAACAGTGGTCCGCTGGCGCCGGACGTTATTCAAAAAAACGGTGGTATCGCTCTAATTGATATGAGAAGTCCGACTGATGATAGACTTGAATGTCCCGTAAACTTTCCCTGTATCTACGTGGATTTGGAAGTTGGATCCGAGTTATTTTTCGACATCCATACTACGAG ATCACTGAAAATTAAGATAAGCCCATACAAGACAATAATTGGCGAAAGTGTAGCAAGTAAAGTTGCAAAGTCATCAGCGAGAGGGCCTAGTGCATTTTCACCTGCCATTCTTAAG CCGGATATAGCAGCCCCTGGTGTGACCTTACTAACACCTAGAATACCAACAGATGAAGACACCAGTGAATTCGCTTACTCAGGAACATCGATGGCAACTCCGGTGATCGCAGGAATCGTAGCACTCCTCAAGACTTCGCATCCTAATTGGTCTCCTGCTGCAATAAAATCAGCTCTTGTCACAACAG CCATGAAAACCGATCCACATGGCGAGCGTCTAACTGTAGATGGAGGTAACTACAAGGCAGCCGATGCATTCGATTACGGAGGAGGTCTTGTGAATCCGGAGAAAGCCACAGATCCCGGTCTTGTATACGACATGGACATCAATGATTACATACATTACTTATGTTCCCAGGCTCTTTACACAGACAAAAAGGTTTCTGCTCTAACCGGAAACGTCACTAAAAAATGCCCAAGCTCAGGTTCATCGATTCTTGACGTCAACGTACCGTCCATTACAATCCCAGACGTCAAGGGAAACGTCACAGTGACGAGAACCGTGACCAACGTTGGACCTGTGGATTCGGTTTATACGCCTGTGATCGAGGCTCCATTCGGATTCAGCGTAAAGGTTTCGCCAGAGAAGTTGGTGTTTAACAAAGGAAGCAACAAGACCGCGTTTACAGTGAGTGTGTCTCCAGGCTCGCACAGAGTGAACACTGCGTTTTACTTTGGGAGTTTGACTTGGAGTGATGGAGTTCGCAATGTCACGATCCCAATCTCTCTGAGGACACGTTTCATCCCTGATTTTTTCCTGTAA
- the LOC104722933 gene encoding uncharacterized protein LOC104722933 — MARNVGFFICILILAMDVSAGILGIEAEIAQNKVKHLKMWIFECRDPSYTAFKYGLAACILLAVAHVTANLLGGCLCVVSRQDLEKSSANKQLAVASLIFSWIILAIAFSMLIVGTMANSRSRKNCGISHHRVLSIGGVLCFIHGLFAVAYYISATASTREQTSAIHA; from the exons ATGGCAAGGAACGTAGGGTTCTTCATCTGTATCTTGATCCTAGCCATGGATGTTTCAGCTGGAATTCTCGGCATTGAAGCCGAAATAGCTCAGAACAAG GTGAAGCATTTGAAGATGTGGATTTTCGAGTGTAGAGACCCGAGTTACACAGCCTTCAAGTATGGTTTAGCTGCGTGCATCCTTTTGGCGGTAGCCCATGTAACTGCTAACTTGCTCGGTGGGTGTCTATGTGTTGTCTCAAGACAGGACCTTGAAAAGTCCTCTGCCAATAAACAGCTCGCCGTGGCTTCTCTGATATTCTCCTG GATTATATTAGCGATTGCGTTCTCGATGCTGATCGTAGGGACAATGGCAAACTCAAGATCAAGAAAGAACTGTGGGATATCGCACCATCGGGTTCTGTCCATAGGAGGGGTCCTCTGTTTCATTCATGGTCTCTTCGCTGTTGCTTATTACATCTCTGCAACTGCTTCAACACGAGAACAGACGAGCGCAATCCATGCTtga